Proteins from a genomic interval of Aureimonas sp. AU20:
- the accC gene encoding acetyl-CoA carboxylase biotin carboxylase subunit, with the protein MFNKVLIANRGEIALRVLRACKELGIATVAVHSTADNAAMHVRLADESVCIGPPPARDSYLNIPQILAACEISGADAVHPGYGFLSENARFADILDAHNITFIGPTADHIRIMGDKIEAKRTAKRLGIPVVPGSPGAVTDDVEAMRIAKEIGFPVLVKASAGGGGRGMKVAKTPEDLSVALSTARQEAGAAFGDDAVYLEKYLGKPRHIEVQVFGDGMGNAIHLGERDCSLQRRHQKVWEEARSPALDDAQRRRIGEICANAMSELRYRGAGTIEFLYENGEFYFIEMNTRLQVEHPVTEAITGLDLVHEQIRVAAGQGLSVKQSDINFLGHAIECRINAEDPRTFAPSPGQISYYHAPGGLGIRVDSGVYQGYTIPPFYDSLIGKLIVHGRTRNECLMRLRRALDEIVVDGVKTTLPLFQDLVDNPDIQAGNYDIHWLEHYLAEAVKAA; encoded by the coding sequence ATGTTCAACAAGGTACTGATCGCCAATCGCGGCGAGATCGCGCTTCGCGTGCTGCGCGCCTGCAAGGAACTCGGCATCGCGACCGTCGCGGTCCATTCCACGGCCGACAATGCCGCAATGCATGTCCGACTTGCGGACGAAAGCGTCTGCATCGGTCCGCCCCCGGCGCGCGACAGCTACCTGAACATTCCGCAGATCCTCGCTGCCTGCGAGATTTCCGGCGCCGACGCGGTGCATCCCGGCTACGGATTCCTGTCCGAAAACGCCCGCTTCGCCGACATTCTCGACGCGCACAACATCACCTTCATCGGCCCGACCGCCGACCACATTCGGATCATGGGCGACAAGATCGAGGCCAAGCGCACCGCCAAGCGCCTGGGCATTCCGGTCGTTCCCGGTTCGCCCGGCGCCGTGACGGACGATGTCGAGGCCATGCGCATCGCCAAGGAGATCGGTTTTCCCGTCCTGGTGAAAGCGTCAGCCGGCGGCGGCGGTCGCGGCATGAAGGTTGCCAAGACCCCTGAGGACTTATCCGTGGCCTTGTCCACTGCGCGTCAGGAAGCCGGCGCGGCCTTCGGCGACGACGCGGTCTATCTAGAGAAATATCTCGGCAAGCCGCGCCATATCGAAGTGCAGGTCTTCGGCGACGGGATGGGCAACGCCATTCATCTGGGCGAGCGCGACTGCTCGCTGCAGCGCCGCCACCAGAAGGTCTGGGAAGAGGCGCGCTCGCCGGCTCTGGACGACGCCCAGCGCAGGCGCATCGGCGAGATCTGCGCCAACGCCATGTCCGAGCTGCGCTATCGCGGCGCGGGCACGATCGAGTTCCTTTACGAGAACGGCGAGTTCTATTTCATCGAGATGAACACGCGGCTTCAGGTCGAGCATCCCGTGACCGAGGCGATCACCGGGCTCGATCTCGTTCACGAGCAGATTCGCGTGGCGGCTGGCCAGGGCCTGTCGGTGAAGCAGTCCGACATCAATTTCCTCGGCCATGCCATCGAGTGCCGCATCAACGCCGAGGACCCGCGTACCTTCGCGCCGTCGCCCGGCCAGATCAGCTACTACCATGCGCCGGGCGGGCTCGGCATTCGCGTCGATTCAGGCGTCTATCAGGGCTACACGATCCCCCCCTTCTACGACAGCCTCATCGGTAAGCTCATCGTCCACGGCCGCACACGCAACGAATGCCTGATGCGCCTGCGCCGTGCGCTGGACGAGATCGTGGTCGACGGCGTGAAGACGACGCTGCCGCTGTTCCAGGACCTCGTAGACAATCCCGACATCCAGGCCGGCAATTACGACATTCACTGGCTCGAGCATTACCTCGCCGAGGCGGTGAAGGCGGCGTGA
- the aat gene encoding leucyl/phenylalanyl-tRNA--protein transferase, producing the protein MAPSRRDEDFRLTPEILLRAYAAGLFPMAEDAEDDSIYWVDPTLRGVLPLDDFHVPRSLVKAIRRDTFDIRVDTAFSAVLDGCAEPAPGREHTWINQQIRELYLELHAMGYAHCVEAWEGDQLVGGLYGVSLGGAFFGESMFSRRTDASKISLVYLWERLTRGGYTLLDTQFITNHLSRFGAVEIPREAYRKRLEAALEQTASFYPAGAGTVESVLQSLSQTS; encoded by the coding sequence ATGGCGCCGAGTCGACGCGACGAGGATTTCCGGCTAACGCCGGAGATCCTGCTTCGGGCCTATGCGGCCGGGCTGTTTCCGATGGCGGAGGATGCTGAGGACGATTCGATCTACTGGGTCGATCCGACCCTGCGCGGCGTCCTGCCCCTCGACGACTTCCACGTGCCGCGCAGCTTGGTGAAGGCGATCCGCCGGGATACGTTCGATATTCGCGTGGACACGGCCTTCTCGGCTGTGCTCGATGGATGCGCGGAACCGGCCCCAGGTCGCGAGCACACTTGGATCAACCAACAGATTCGCGAGCTGTATCTAGAGCTTCACGCGATGGGCTATGCCCATTGTGTGGAAGCCTGGGAGGGCGACCAACTCGTCGGCGGCCTTTATGGCGTCAGTCTTGGAGGCGCTTTCTTTGGAGAAAGCATGTTCTCCCGCCGCACCGACGCGTCGAAGATTTCCCTGGTCTATCTCTGGGAAAGGCTGACACGCGGCGGCTACACGTTGCTCGACACGCAGTTCATCACCAACCACCTGTCGCGCTTCGGCGCGGTCGAGATCCCGCGCGAGGCCTATCGCAAGCGCCTTGAAGCGGCCTTGGAACAGACCGCGAGTTTCTACCCGGCCGGCGCCGGAACAGTGGAGTCGGTCTTGCAATCTTTGAGCCAGACGTCATAG
- a CDS encoding DUF2155 domain-containing protein, with protein sequence MTSSFTRGLLGAGLLAASLVPAPASAARIANKVAVFSGLDKITGRITSFDVAVDETVQFGTLQVTPRACYTRSQDETPKTDSFVEVDEITLDRQIRRIFSGWMFADSPGLNAVEHPVYDVWLKDCKTDSTVPAPAG encoded by the coding sequence ATGACATCCTCTTTTACTCGCGGGCTGCTGGGAGCTGGGCTTCTGGCGGCGTCGCTCGTACCGGCGCCAGCCTCCGCCGCCCGCATCGCCAACAAGGTCGCGGTCTTCTCGGGTCTCGACAAGATCACCGGTCGGATCACGAGTTTCGACGTCGCCGTCGATGAGACCGTTCAGTTCGGTACGCTGCAGGTGACACCGCGCGCCTGTTACACCCGTTCTCAGGACGAAACGCCGAAGACGGACAGTTTCGTGGAGGTCGACGAAATCACGCTCGACCGCCAGATTCGCCGCATCTTCTCGGGTTGGATGTTTGCGGACTCGCCCGGCCTCAACGCCGTCGAGCATCCCGTCTATGACGTCTGGCTCAAAGATTGCAAGACCGACTCCACTGTTCCGGCGCCGGCCGGGTAG
- a CDS encoding NADH:ubiquinone oxidoreductase subunit NDUFA12, with protein sequence MSKVSPWLLQIFTWWNGQTIGTRFYTWRFGQPVGEDERGNLYYQSADGKRRWVIYNGPAEASAIGPGWHGWMHHRVDTPPPKEDYRPRDWEKPHQANLTGTGRAYRPKGSLLNTAERPRVSGDYDAWQP encoded by the coding sequence ATGAGTAAAGTCAGCCCCTGGCTTCTTCAGATTTTCACTTGGTGGAACGGCCAGACGATCGGCACGCGCTTCTACACTTGGCGCTTCGGTCAGCCGGTCGGCGAGGACGAGCGCGGCAACCTGTACTACCAGTCCGCCGACGGCAAGCGCCGCTGGGTCATCTACAACGGACCGGCCGAGGCTTCCGCCATCGGCCCGGGCTGGCACGGCTGGATGCATCATCGCGTCGACACGCCGCCCCCGAAGGAAGACTATCGTCCGCGCGATTGGGAAAAGCCGCATCAGGCGAACCTGACCGGCACGGGACGGGCTTATCGCCCGAAGGGCTCGCTGCTCAACACGGCCGAGCGGCCGCGCGTGTCCGGCGATTACGACGCGTGGCAGCCCTGA
- the gatB gene encoding Asp-tRNA(Asn)/Glu-tRNA(Gln) amidotransferase subunit GatB encodes MTLVDTRTPDPRKFISGLSGDWEIVIGMEVHAQVLSEAKLFSGASTQFGSEPNDNVSLVDAAMPGMLPVINEECVRQAVRTGLGLKAAIHNRSVFDRKNYFYPDLPQGYQISQFKDPIVGEGIVLVSVGPDSKGQFEEIEVGVERLHLEQDAGKSLHDQHATMSFVDLNRSGVALMEIVSKPDMRSADEAKAYLTKLRTILRYLGTCDGNMDEGSMRADVNVSVRRPGGAFGTRCEIKNVNSIRFVGQAIESEARRQIALIEDGRTVDQETRLFDPVKGETRAMRSKEDAHDYRYFPDPDLLPLEFDDAFVESLRADLPELPDDKRQRLMDHAGLSPYDASILVSEKAIADFFERTAAGRDAKQAANWVINDLLGALNKSGKSIEDSPVSAEQLGAILDLIRENVISGKIAKDLFEIVWTEGGDPKALVESRGMKQVTDTGAIETAVDEIIAANPDKVAQAQAKPTLAGWFVGQVMRAMGGKANPQAVNDIVKAKLGLE; translated from the coding sequence ATGACCCTCGTCGACACCCGCACGCCCGATCCCCGCAAGTTCATCTCCGGCCTCTCGGGAGACTGGGAGATCGTGATCGGCATGGAAGTTCACGCGCAGGTCCTGTCGGAAGCCAAGCTGTTTTCCGGCGCCTCGACGCAGTTCGGCTCGGAACCCAACGACAACGTCTCGCTGGTGGACGCAGCCATGCCCGGCATGCTGCCTGTCATCAACGAGGAATGCGTACGGCAGGCGGTGCGCACCGGGCTCGGCCTCAAGGCTGCGATCCACAATCGCTCGGTCTTCGACCGGAAGAACTATTTCTATCCCGATCTGCCGCAGGGTTATCAGATCTCGCAGTTCAAGGACCCGATCGTCGGCGAGGGCATCGTGCTCGTCTCGGTCGGTCCCGATTCCAAGGGCCAGTTCGAGGAGATCGAGGTCGGCGTCGAGCGTCTGCATCTGGAACAGGATGCCGGCAAGTCGCTGCACGATCAGCATGCAACCATGTCCTTCGTGGATCTGAACCGCTCCGGCGTGGCACTCATGGAGATCGTCTCCAAGCCCGACATGCGGTCGGCCGACGAGGCCAAGGCGTACCTCACCAAGCTGCGAACCATCCTTCGCTATCTCGGCACCTGCGACGGCAACATGGATGAAGGCTCCATGCGCGCCGACGTCAACGTGTCGGTTCGCCGGCCCGGCGGCGCGTTCGGCACGCGCTGCGAGATCAAGAACGTCAACTCCATCCGCTTCGTCGGCCAGGCGATCGAATCTGAGGCTCGCCGCCAGATCGCTCTGATCGAGGATGGGCGCACGGTGGATCAGGAAACCAGGCTTTTCGATCCCGTGAAGGGCGAAACGCGGGCAATGCGCTCCAAGGAGGACGCGCACGACTACCGCTACTTCCCCGATCCCGACCTCCTGCCGCTGGAATTCGACGACGCGTTCGTGGAATCGCTTCGTGCCGATCTGCCGGAACTGCCGGACGACAAGCGCCAGCGGTTGATGGACCATGCCGGCCTCTCACCCTACGACGCGTCGATTCTCGTGTCGGAAAAGGCGATCGCCGATTTCTTCGAGAGAACGGCGGCTGGGCGCGACGCGAAGCAAGCGGCCAACTGGGTGATCAACGATCTCCTCGGTGCGCTCAACAAGTCGGGCAAGTCGATCGAGGACAGCCCGGTCTCGGCCGAGCAGCTGGGCGCGATTCTGGATCTGATCCGCGAGAACGTCATCTCCGGCAAGATCGCCAAGGATCTGTTCGAGATCGTCTGGACCGAGGGCGGTGACCCGAAGGCGCTGGTCGAAAGCCGGGGCATGAAGCAGGTGACCGACACCGGCGCCATCGAGACGGCGGTGGACGAGATCATCGCCGCCAACCCGGACAAGGTGGCGCAGGCGCAGGCCAAGCCGACGCTGGCCGGCTGGTTCGTCGGTCAGGTCATGCGCGCCATGGGTGGCAAGGCCAATCCGCAGGCGGTGAACGATATCGTCAAGGCCAAGCTCGGCTTGGAGTAA
- the gatA gene encoding Asp-tRNA(Asn)/Glu-tRNA(Gln) amidotransferase subunit GatA → MTDLTALTIAEARDALKAKQFSAVELTDAYLVAIEAANDALNAYVAVTPDAARRMAQASDLRLARGEGKALDGIPLGIKDLFATEGVHTQAASHILDGFKPRYESTVTANLWADGAVMLGKLNMDEFAMGSSNESSHYGPTVNPWRRAGSDTPLVPGGSSGGSSAAVAARLCAGATATDTGGSIRQPAAFTATVGIKPTYGRCSRWGVVAYASSLDQAGPVARDVRDAAILLKSMASVDAKDTTSVDLPVPDYEAAVGGSLKGKRIGIPREYRVEGMPAEIEALWSQGIAWAKEAGAEIVEVSLPHTKYALPAYYIVAMAEASSNLARYDGVRYGLRVPGRDIADMYEQTRAAGFGREVKRRIMIGTYVLSAGYYDAYYLQAQKVRTLIKRDFEQVFDAGVDALLTPATPSAAFAINDQTLASDPVAMYLNDVFTVTVNLAGLPAISVPAGLSGEGTPLGLQLIGRPFGEETLFTVASVIEKAAGRFAPQRWW, encoded by the coding sequence ATGACCGACCTGACCGCCCTTACGATTGCCGAAGCCCGCGACGCGCTGAAGGCGAAGCAGTTCTCGGCCGTGGAACTGACCGACGCCTATCTCGTCGCGATCGAAGCCGCGAACGATGCGCTGAACGCCTATGTCGCTGTCACGCCAGATGCCGCGCGCCGCATGGCGCAGGCGTCCGATCTGCGTCTCGCGCGCGGCGAGGGCAAGGCGCTGGACGGCATCCCGCTCGGCATCAAGGATCTCTTCGCCACCGAAGGCGTCCACACGCAGGCCGCTTCGCACATTCTGGACGGGTTCAAGCCGCGCTACGAATCCACCGTGACGGCCAATCTATGGGCCGACGGTGCCGTCATGCTCGGCAAGCTGAACATGGACGAGTTCGCCATGGGCTCTTCCAACGAGAGCAGCCATTACGGGCCGACCGTCAACCCATGGCGCCGCGCGGGTTCCGACACGCCGCTCGTGCCGGGTGGTTCCTCCGGCGGTTCGTCGGCCGCCGTCGCCGCGCGTCTCTGCGCAGGCGCGACCGCCACCGACACGGGCGGCTCGATCCGCCAGCCCGCCGCCTTCACCGCCACCGTCGGCATCAAGCCGACCTATGGCCGCTGTTCGCGCTGGGGCGTCGTCGCCTATGCCTCGTCGCTGGATCAGGCAGGGCCGGTGGCGCGCGACGTGCGCGACGCCGCGATCCTTCTGAAATCCATGGCCTCGGTCGACGCCAAGGACACCACCTCCGTCGATCTTCCCGTGCCGGACTACGAGGCGGCCGTCGGCGGCTCGCTGAAGGGCAAGCGCATCGGCATCCCGCGCGAATATCGCGTCGAAGGCATGCCCGCCGAGATCGAGGCGCTCTGGAGCCAGGGTATCGCCTGGGCCAAGGAAGCTGGCGCCGAGATCGTCGAGGTCTCGCTGCCGCACACGAAATACGCTCTGCCGGCCTATTACATCGTCGCCATGGCGGAGGCTTCCTCGAACCTCGCGCGCTATGACGGCGTGCGCTACGGATTGCGCGTACCTGGGCGCGATATCGCCGACATGTACGAGCAGACCCGCGCCGCAGGCTTCGGCCGCGAGGTGAAGCGCCGCATCATGATTGGCACCTATGTGCTTTCGGCTGGCTACTACGACGCCTATTATCTCCAGGCGCAGAAGGTCCGCACGCTGATCAAGCGCGATTTCGAGCAGGTCTTCGACGCCGGGGTGGATGCGCTGCTGACGCCGGCGACGCCGTCCGCCGCCTTCGCGATCAACGACCAGACGCTCGCGTCGGACCCGGTCGCGATGTATCTGAACGACGTATTCACGGTGACGGTCAATCTCGCCGGGCTTCCCGCCATCTCGGTTCCGGCGGGTCTGTCGGGCGAGGGCACGCCGCTCGGCCTGCAGCTGATCGGACGTCCCTTCGGCGAGGAGACGCTGTTCACCGTCGCTTCCGTCATCGAGAAGGCGGCAGGCCGGTTCGCCCCGCAACGCTGGTGGTGA
- a CDS encoding GNAT family N-acetyltransferase, producing MASVEIREETPLQDDVRALIAELNAFLEPLCPPEFRFCMTAEEMAEPNTTVFVARRNGVAIGCGALLRHDAELAEVKRMYVRATEQGRGVGGAILERIVARAEEEGIAILKLETGDQQPAACKIYERAGFRLCPAFADYPESPYSVFYEKPLARSVAA from the coding sequence GTGGCGTCCGTCGAGATCCGCGAGGAGACGCCGTTGCAGGACGACGTGCGCGCGCTGATCGCCGAGCTCAACGCGTTTCTCGAGCCGCTATGCCCGCCGGAATTCCGCTTCTGCATGACGGCGGAAGAGATGGCGGAGCCGAACACCACGGTCTTCGTCGCTCGCCGGAATGGTGTCGCGATCGGCTGCGGCGCGCTCCTGCGGCACGACGCCGAACTCGCCGAGGTGAAGCGCATGTATGTACGCGCGACCGAGCAGGGCCGTGGCGTCGGCGGCGCGATTTTGGAGCGGATCGTCGCGCGCGCCGAGGAAGAGGGCATCGCAATTCTCAAGCTCGAGACCGGCGACCAGCAGCCCGCCGCCTGCAAGATTTACGAACGCGCCGGCTTCCGACTTTGCCCGGCCTTCGCGGACTATCCCGAAAGCCCCTATTCCGTGTTCTACGAAAAGCCCCTCGCGCGCTCCGTCGCGGCCTGA
- the gatC gene encoding Asp-tRNA(Asn)/Glu-tRNA(Gln) amidotransferase subunit GatC has protein sequence MSVDTATVRRVARLARIAVSDEDVTTMEGELNAILGFVEQLREVDVSGVEPMTSVIPMQMKKRQDAVTDGHKADDIVANAPATEDHYFMVPKVVE, from the coding sequence ATGTCTGTCGATACCGCCACCGTTCGCCGTGTCGCGCGCCTCGCGCGGATTGCCGTCAGCGACGAAGACGTCACGACGATGGAGGGCGAGCTGAACGCCATCCTCGGCTTCGTCGAGCAGTTGCGAGAGGTGGACGTTTCCGGCGTCGAGCCGATGACATCGGTCATCCCGATGCAGATGAAGAAGCGCCAGGATGCGGTGACCGATGGCCACAAGGCCGACGACATCGTCGCCAACGCGCCTGCGACCGAAGACCATTACTTCATGGTCCCGAAGGTGGTGGAGTAA
- a CDS encoding metal-dependent hydrolase → MKMTYFGHSAFRLETSESVILIDPFLSGNPHFRGDVAKASEGVTHILLTHGHSDHVGDTIEIAKRTGAKVVGTFELVQWLKSKGVESIEPANTGGTVKFGDFSVTLTQAFHSSASIEEEGRITYLGMPNGLVLHFADGPSVYHMGDTDIFSDMALIEELHHPRIGLVPIGDRLTMGAAVAALACRRYFNFETIIPLHWGTMPILDPNPDKFIEAMEDESNRVRLPPVGEPFDI, encoded by the coding sequence ATGAAGATGACCTATTTCGGCCACTCCGCCTTCCGCCTCGAAACCAGCGAGTCCGTCATCCTGATCGACCCGTTCCTTTCGGGGAACCCGCATTTCAGAGGCGACGTGGCGAAGGCGAGCGAGGGCGTCACGCATATTCTGCTGACGCACGGCCATTCCGATCACGTCGGCGACACGATCGAGATCGCCAAGCGCACGGGCGCCAAGGTGGTCGGCACTTTCGAGCTCGTTCAGTGGCTGAAGTCGAAAGGTGTGGAATCGATCGAGCCGGCCAACACAGGCGGCACGGTGAAGTTCGGCGACTTCTCGGTGACGCTGACCCAGGCCTTCCATTCCTCCGCGTCGATCGAGGAGGAGGGGCGCATCACCTATCTCGGCATGCCGAACGGCCTCGTCCTGCATTTCGCGGACGGCCCAAGCGTCTACCACATGGGCGACACCGACATCTTCAGCGACATGGCCCTGATCGAGGAACTGCACCATCCGCGAATCGGGCTCGTCCCGATCGGCGACCGGTTGACCATGGGCGCGGCAGTGGCGGCCCTGGCGTGCCGGCGCTACTTCAACTTCGAGACGATCATCCCGCTTCATTGGGGCACGATGCCGATCCTCGATCCCAACCCCGACAAGTTCATCGAGGCGATGGAGGATGAGTCGAACCGCGTCCGTCTGCCGCCGGTCGGCGAGCCCTTCGACATCTGA
- the ruvX gene encoding Holliday junction resolvase RuvX produces the protein MPLVQIEELGAIVPQSQTLAGLDLGTKTIGLAISDLGWRFATPRPVLRRVKFGVDAAALQKVLDASQCGGIVIGLPLNMDGSEGVRSQSTRAFVRNYLRLDPRPIAFWDERLSTVAAERGMLEMDVSRAKRAERIDSAAASFILQGALDRLSTLLERGDGANLA, from the coding sequence GTGCCGCTGGTTCAGATCGAAGAGTTGGGCGCGATCGTGCCACAGAGCCAGACGCTCGCGGGCCTCGATCTCGGCACGAAGACGATCGGTCTCGCGATTTCCGACCTCGGCTGGCGCTTCGCGACTCCACGCCCCGTCCTGCGCCGGGTCAAGTTCGGGGTCGACGCCGCAGCCCTTCAAAAGGTTCTCGACGCGTCGCAGTGCGGAGGCATCGTCATCGGCCTGCCGCTCAACATGGACGGCAGCGAAGGCGTGCGCTCGCAATCGACCCGCGCCTTCGTTCGCAACTATCTCCGGCTCGATCCGCGACCGATCGCCTTCTGGGACGAGCGGCTCTCAACCGTCGCGGCCGAACGGGGAATGCTGGAGATGGACGTCTCTCGCGCCAAGCGGGCCGAGCGAATCGACTCGGCCGCCGCGTCCTTCATTCTTCAGGGGGCGCTGGACAGGCTTTCGACGCTGCTTGAACGCGGCGACGGTGCAAATCTCGCATAA